The sequence below is a genomic window from Pseudomonas cremoricolorata.
CAAGACCATCATCGGCCTCATCGTCGTGCTGATGGCATTGACCGGCTTCGAAGCCATTTTCCAGGCCGCCAGCCACAGCCAGGATGCTGCCAAGGTCAACGGTGAAACCATCAGTCAGAACGAGCTGAGCCAGGCTGTCGACATGCAGCGCCGGCAACTCATGCAGCAGTTGGGCAAGGACTTCGATCCGGCTCGTCTGGATGACAAGATGTTGCGTGAGGAAGCCTTGAAAGGGCTGATCGAACGCAAGTTGCTGTTGCACGGGGCCAAGGATGCCAAGTTCGCCTTCTCCGAGGCCGCGCTGGACCAGGTCATCCTGCAAACGCCGGAATTCCAGGTCGACGGTAAATTCAACGCCGAACGTTTCGATCAGGTCATTCGCCAACTGGGCTACGGCCGTATGCAGTTCCGCGACATGCTTGGCGAAGAAATGCTGATTGGCCAATTGCGTACGGGTATCGCCGGCAGCAGTTTCGTCACCGACAAGCAGGTCGAAGCCTTCGCCCGACTTGAAAAGCAGACCCGTGACTTCGCTTCGTTGACCTTCAAGGCCAATCCGAGCGCCGTGCAGGTCAGCGACGATGAGGTCAAGGCGCATTACGATCAGCACGCCAAGGAGTTCATGACCCCCGATCAAGCGGTCATCGACTATATCGAGCTGAAGAAGTCGGCGTTCTTCGACCAGGTCAAGGTCAGCGACGAAGCGTTGCAGGCTCTGTACGAGAAAGAAACCGCGAACCTGGCCGAGCAGCGTCACGCTGCGCACATTCTCATCGAAGTCAATGACAAGACCGACGATGCCCAGGCCAAGGCCCGTATCGAAGAGATCCAGCAGCGCCTGAGCAAAGGCGAAGACTTCGCCACGCTGGCCAAGGAGTTCTCCCAGGACCCAGGTTCTGCTGCCAGTGGCGGTGATCTGGGCTTTGCCGGCCCGGGTGTTTACGACCCAAGCTTCGAAGATGCGCTGTACAAGCTCAACCAGGACCAGGTCTCGGCGCCGGTTCGCACCGAGTTCGGCTATCACCTGATCAAGCTGTTGGGTGTTGAAGCGCCCGAGGTTCCGAGCTTCGCCAGCCTCAAGGAAAAACTGTCCCGCGAGCTGAAAACCCAGCAGGTCGAGCAGCGTTTCGTCGAAGTCACCAAGCAGCTCGAAGACTCTGCGTTCGAAGCCTCCGATCTGGCTCAGCCGGCCCAGGACCTGGGTCTGAAAGTGCAGACCTCGGCACCCTTCGGTCGCGAGGGCGGCGAGGGCATCACGGCCAACCGTGCGGTGATCCAGGCAGCGTTCAGCGAAGAGGTGCTGGATGAAGGCGCCAACAGCAGCGCGCTCGAACTCGATCCGGAAACCATCGTGGTCCTGCGGGTCAAGGAGCATCGTCGTCCGACCCAGCTGCCGCTGGAGGCCGTCGCGCAGAGCATTCGCCAGCAACTGGCCAAGGACAAGGCCACGGCTGAGCTGAAGGCCAAGGCTGACAAGCTGGTGGCCGGTCTGGAAGACGGCTCGGTCAACGCCGACGCCGCCCATGATGGCCAGGCCTGGAAGGTTCAGGAAGCGGTGAGTCGCGGTCAGGACGGCATCGATCCGGTCGAGCTGCAGGCGGTATTCCGCATG
It includes:
- a CDS encoding SurA N-terminal domain-containing protein; its protein translation is MLQNIRDNSQGWIAKTIIGLIVVLMALTGFEAIFQAASHSQDAAKVNGETISQNELSQAVDMQRRQLMQQLGKDFDPARLDDKMLREEALKGLIERKLLLHGAKDAKFAFSEAALDQVILQTPEFQVDGKFNAERFDQVIRQLGYGRMQFRDMLGEEMLIGQLRTGIAGSSFVTDKQVEAFARLEKQTRDFASLTFKANPSAVQVSDDEVKAHYDQHAKEFMTPDQAVIDYIELKKSAFFDQVKVSDEALQALYEKETANLAEQRHAAHILIEVNDKTDDAQAKARIEEIQQRLSKGEDFATLAKEFSQDPGSAASGGDLGFAGPGVYDPSFEDALYKLNQDQVSAPVRTEFGYHLIKLLGVEAPEVPSFASLKEKLSRELKTQQVEQRFVEVTKQLEDSAFEASDLAQPAQDLGLKVQTSAPFGREGGEGITANRAVIQAAFSEEVLDEGANSSALELDPETIVVLRVKEHRRPTQLPLEAVAQSIRQQLAKDKATAELKAKADKLVAGLEDGSVNADAAHDGQAWKVQEAVSRGQDGIDPVELQAVFRMAKPTAANKPVYGSAVLNDGSLVVLKLKGVNEGAAATDQEKQQIARYLASREGQQDFAAFRKQLEAKADITRY